The following proteins come from a genomic window of Streptococcus oralis:
- a CDS encoding DUF3801 domain-containing protein, translating to MEQEQVVAQLGRATLVTGEVILKGLFLMCSKGIETYQARGENVVFTGETDWNKFMATADAKEVQQLLHNEVNLEAVRKELGQYGIGFSFYTHPDGKTTLAFNAKDKGVVEQAFKDVLEGITRDPKGFNDRNLKNGKTTSFEEKLKHFKAVEQEKIASLQVNIHTKEFVLPENIEPQIGGKMK from the coding sequence ATGGAACAAGAACAAGTGGTAGCCCAGTTAGGACGGGCAACTCTTGTGACAGGAGAAGTAATTTTAAAAGGTCTTTTCCTGATGTGCTCTAAAGGAATTGAAACTTATCAAGCCAGAGGGGAGAATGTAGTCTTTACTGGTGAGACAGACTGGAATAAATTCATGGCAACAGCAGATGCTAAAGAAGTCCAGCAATTATTACATAATGAAGTCAATCTCGAGGCAGTTCGAAAAGAACTTGGCCAATACGGGATTGGCTTTTCTTTTTATACACACCCTGATGGTAAGACAACTCTTGCTTTCAATGCAAAAGATAAAGGTGTTGTCGAACAAGCCTTTAAGGATGTACTAGAAGGGATCACAAGAGATCCGAAAGGATTCAATGATCGGAATCTTAAAAATGGTAAAACAACTTCTTTTGAGGAGAAATTGAAACATTTCAAAGCAGTTGAACAAGAGAAAATTGCTTCCCTGCAGGTAAATATTCATACCAAAGAATTTGTTCTTCCGGAAAATATCGAACCACAGATTGGAGGGAAAATGAAGTGA